AGGTTCAGAAATttaaagctctgataccatgaaagaataTGAGATGTAGTAGAAGTTTAGTTTCTGGAGAATGAAGAACATAAGAACAAAAAAGAGATAGAGAAAGATAGAATGAAAGAGATAGAGATTTCAAAGTGTaaaagagagaaggagagaataatttatttgttttatttcttgtAGTCTACCATTGAATATATATGGAAGACTAcacataaaaataaactaaaaataagacTGATGTGATAAGTTCTAAACATCTCTTttaattcaaattcaaataGTTTCTAAATGGCACCGTGGATGCGTTGTCGTGGATGGGTTGGCTTCTCAACGGTCGCCGTAGATGCGTTACCGTGGATTGGTTGGCTCTTCTTCTCAATATgttagtttccttttctctcttttctctctattACTTTTACTTGGTTTTTGTCTTAAATGTTTTTCTACGTTGATAGTTACAGATTTAGTATTAAATTTAGTACATGCTTGGTGGAAGATTCTGACTCAAGCATTAGGTGGTTTTGGTTCAGTCCGATCAAATGTAGAGGCTCTTTGCGATTCCCTATTTTGTGAGAACGGAGTTGGATCTCGCTTCTTCGGGTCATCGCCAGAAATCGGATATGAGCTTGTTGTTTCGGGTCTAGGAGGTGTTGGGGTGTGGTTCTTCATAGAGGAGGGAGTTTTTCCGCAGAGGCGTCATATGGTTGCATGAACCTCTGGAATCTCTAGTAAGCTCTCTGTTTGAAAGCGGTAGAGGGGCGTGAAAATCGATCCCAGTAGCGGTTGATAATAGTGACAGTCTTCTGGCCGAATCTGCATGGGTTTCATTTCTTAGGTTCTTTCTTCTATTCTCCGGCTCGGCCTATACACCGCATAGTCCATTTCCGGTGAAGTGTTCAACAACTTAAGCAATGTCAATTTAGTTGGAAAACGGAGTTCGGTCCTTAATCAAACCCACTTGGGATTTCGATTTGgggtttttatttgtttttatgtaaaagaaaatattaattaattttttttgtcaaaaaaaattggCGAAAATGTGTATCACTTGTACAATTCATtaatatattctttttctttgagaAACGCAAATTCATCAATGTTCCatccattttatttttgtttttgtttgatcGTCACTATGAGTTAGGACTTTAAGACCCATCGGGCCGGTTCATTAACTATCAATttctaaaatctataaaaatgatttaacaTGTGATGGTTCTGATAAAATCAATTTCTAAAATCTATAGTCAACCGATACTTGTATAATAATTTACGAGCAACTACTATTCTGAAAAATTCATAGAAATTAAAAAGCCCGAGGGATATCCTAagtactaaaataaaatattactttccaaaattaaaatattactttccaaaaaatatataattgctcTAAAGTTGGTGTGATATATTTCTGAAAATATAAACATGGGGATACTTTAATAATATTCCCCAAAAAGACAAAATTTGGGCACATTACTATTTGATAATTTTGCAagcgaaaataaaaatattttttctcaaagATATTGGATATTAATcattaaatgaattttcttcATAGATATGTGGATATTTATCAATAAATGAATTTTCACCAAGGATTGCTTTCAGACAACGAAGTCTACACCGTCTTCCAGTCGATCAAATATAGTAAACGAATACGCTTTCACACTTTGGATTCTCTaatcttttttattctttttttctttctgttctTCTGAGTCTTTATTTTATCCTCTCACTTTCGCTGTCAAACCTTAAAAGTACTCGCTCATCTCCATAATTTAAGAATCGTGTTTTGAATCTACATGAAAGCTTTAGTCGGAATATAAACAAGAAGCTCGTTGACTCTGTAATACCCTCATGTGCTAAAGTTCCAAATAAGTGTAACGTAGCTTTTGCTCCCCccttataaaaagaaaagaaaacaacatcttgTGTTCGATCCAGTTCTTGAATCTTGAAACAGGGCTTAGGATCTTTTGAGCTCTCTGTAACTACTTGAAAATGGCGGATAGAAACGAGAACCAAGCTCCTGAGAAGCTTCAGGTTAAATTCTACAAAACCCAGAAGTCAGATCCATtaaattttcattgttttttctcTGAATTTAGAACTAAGATTCTTGTTTATGTATTAAAAACAGGGGAAGTTTCAAGCAACGGTTGTTTGTTGTATTCTTGGAGTCGGAGCTCTTGTTTCTTGGAACAGTATTCTCACTATTGCAGATTACTACTACCTAGTTTTTCCGGTTCGGTTTCTGTTTCGGTTCGGAATTGGATATCTAATGTTCTGTTTTGGTTTTCCAAGAAAATCGTTGAAAACGTTTATGTTGTGTGTAGGATTATCATCCTTCAAGGGTACTACCACTTGTATACCAACCCTTTGCGCTTGGGACAATCGTGATTCTTGCATACCACGAATCGAAAATCGATACTCGAAAACGCAACCTGTTTGGTTACATTCTATTCACAATATCCACGTTCTTGCTGATAGttgtaagttttattttaagtattgATCTTTCTGATGAAACTGTATTTTGATTATGGATTCAAGactaattaaaggaaaaaactcaaaaacagTTGGATTTGGCTACAAAAGGACGTGGTGGAGTAGGACCTTATATCGGTTTATGCTTAATAGTCGCTTCTTTCGGCCTTTCTGATGCTACCGTTCAAGGAGGAATGATCGGTGATTTATCATTGATGTGCCCTGAATTCATACAGGTTTATCTATTTTTAACAGATTTCAAGATCATGATTTAGTTTAACCGAATTTCACTAGAGATTCAACTTCTTGTTTGTTTGTAGTCATTCATGGCGGGTTTGGCTGTAGCTGGTGCTCTAACTTCAGGGCTTAGGCTAATAACTAAAGCAGCTTTTGATAACTCAAACGACGGTCAACGCAAAGGAGCAAGTgagtttaaacattttttaaagatCTTTATAGCTTCCCAAATCCCAAGTATTCAAGAACTTCatttcttgcttttttttttcttcttcttgcagtgatATTCTTAGGGATCTCAACATTCATAGAGTTTCTCTGCGTGATGCTTTACGCATATGTGTTCCCTAAACTCCCCATCGTTAAGTATTACCGAAGAAAAGCCGCTTTGGAAGGATCCAAAACTGTTTCTGCTGATCTTGCTGCTGCTGGTATCCAAAACCAATCCGACTTGGTAACTTCAGATTCTTCAAGAATATTCCCTTCCTTTTCAAGattctttattattaattattgtttaatCTTCTTGAGTATTCTACGCAGACTGATGATGATTCCAAGAACCAACGGCTGAGTAATAAAGAACTACTTCTTGAAAACATAGACTATGCAGTGAATCTAGCCCTCATCTACGTTTTGACACTATCCATTTTCCCCGGGTTCTTATACGAGAACACGGGACAACACGGGTTAGGCGCTTGGTACGCGCTTGTCCTAGTAGCCATGTACAACTGTTGGGATCTAGTAGGGAGGTACACACCGCTGGTGAAATGGCTCAAGATTGAGAATAGAAAATTACTCACGGTTGCGGTTTTGTCACGTTATTTACTCGTTCCTGCGTTCTACTTCACCGCGAAATATGGGGATCAAGGATGGATGATTATGCTTATTTCTGTTTTGGGACTAACTAATGGACATCTCACAGTTTGCATTCTCACCGCAGCTCCTAAAGGTTACAAGGTAATCTATTTGAATCTTTTCCTAGATAGagtttaatttaattgttttatttatttttcttattaaatgGAAACACGACATTGTTAGTATGTGTGATTAAAATGTTAACAATACATATATGCTTTTTGTAAAGGGTCCGGAGCAGAATGCGTTAGGGAACTTGCTGGTGATTTTTCTATTAGGAGGAATATTTGCAGGAGTTGCTTTGGATTGGTTATGGCTTATAGGTAAGAAAGATGCCTTCTGATTAGTCATCGTCTCTTAATTAATTGGAGATTAATctggtttttcttctttttcataaaaattcCATTATTATTTGCTTGTAATCTGTAAGTGTTATTATCCTTGGAACCAGAGGATATTTCGTTATCTTGCTATGTagtagttcttttttttttttttccatctgaatttattaattaaaggGTTAAAACCCAAAAGGGCAGAGCCCAAACCTTACAAGGAACAACTACAAAAGCCCAAATACATTATACAAAAGCAGGACTACCATTATGGGCCAACAGGCCCAAATTCCGAAAACCCTAGCTAGCGCTGCTcgatccgcgcgaagcgcgcgCCTCCCTATCTTCTTCCTTCAGCTCCGGATTCCGCGATACGACGCCTAACCGCTACGCCGTCATCGGTATTGAGCCGAAACCATTCAAACCCACATTTCCACCGCAACTCGTATACAACCAACGCACACCGAGAATCATAACTAACCGGATCTACGAATTTAATAGAGAATAGACCCGCCTACAATCGATCATCATCTCCGACATACATGCATGCGGAACCAGATTCAGAAACGAGAGGCAGATGAACAAGAGAGGCTCGGATTCGTAGATCGCGGTGAGGTAACTCGAGAAATTAGCCGGCGCTAGCGATGCTAAGAGAGCCACCGCCTCCCGGAACCAAAGCCGGCGATCTCGGTGCTGAAGAAGCCATCGATTCCCGGAAACAGAAACCGGCGAAGAAGATGCTGAGAAAGCCATCACTTCCCGGAACAAAATCGGACAGCCACCGTAGATAGGTGCGCCGCCTAGACTAAACCCAACAGATCCACAAACTAAAAACCTAAACCCCCGTTTaaaagaaacttgaaaaacatgACCGGACCGACGGTGGCTAAAGGAGCCTCGCCGTCGGCCGGgaaccctctctctctcttctctctcttctggCGAGTAATGAGTATGTAGTAGTTCTTTTTACTGAAAACATTTTCtcggaacttttttttttaattatggtaAGGCTTAAGGTACAGTTCTAAAAGTATAAGGACGTTTTCTCACAACTGCCATAAAATAGCatctgaaacaaacaaacaaaaatgataaataaatcatAGCACATGCTAAACTGCATATATATTCTAGATGAAACCATagattataattattaaaaatgcaaTTTATCTTGACCCAGTTAGTagcaaatatttaatatatatttttaatatgtgtaaaaaCATACTCCGCAAAGAGAAACATTATTAGCGGTAAGGAAACGACA
The nucleotide sequence above comes from Brassica napus cultivar Da-Ae chromosome A9, Da-Ae, whole genome shotgun sequence. Encoded proteins:
- the LOC106366857 gene encoding equilibrative nucleotide transporter 3, which translates into the protein MADRNENQAPEKLQGKFQATVVCCILGVGALVSWNSILTIADYYYLVFPDYHPSRVLPLVYQPFALGTIVILAYHESKIDTRKRNLFGYILFTISTFLLIVLDLATKGRGGVGPYIGLCLIVASFGLSDATVQGGMIGDLSLMCPEFIQSFMAGLAVAGALTSGLRLITKAAFDNSNDGQRKGAMIFLGISTFIEFLCVMLYAYVFPKLPIVKYYRRKAALEGSKTVSADLAAAGIQNQSDLTDDDSKNQRLSNKELLLENIDYAVNLALIYVLTLSIFPGFLYENTGQHGLGAWYALVLVAMYNCWDLVGRYTPLVKWLKIENRKLLTVAVLSRYLLVPAFYFTAKYGDQGWMIMLISVLGLTNGHLTVCILTAAPKGYKGPEQNALGNLLVIFLLGGIFAGVALDWLWLIGKKDAF